The genomic segment TTCCTCATGTCTCATTGAATAAACTGGGATATCTTATCGGGACTATCCCATCCAATTTGGAGTCCGGAGAGGGTAAAGATGTTCCCTGTCTCGGGTTTATGGCTCATGTGGATACTGCCAGCGATGCCCCTGGGAAGGGTGTAAAACCCCTATTGCATTCGAATTGGGACGGTTCTATCATTCCTCTGAGTGGGGCTGTGACTCTTGACCCTGATTTGATCCCCGATATGAAAGACTTTGTGGGGGATACCATCATCAGTAGTGACGGAACAACCCTGCTGGGAGCCGATGATAAGGCGGGAATTGCAGAGATCATGACAGCAGTGGAAATCCTTCTCTCTCACCCGGAAGTCAAGCATGGTCCCCTGGAGATCATTTTTACTCCCGATGAAGAGACGGGCTGCGGAATGGACAAGTTTCCCGTGAAAGATCTCAAGTCCCGATTTTGTTTCACCCTGGACGGTGGACGTGAAGGAGAGTTGGAGCTGGAATGTTACAATGCCTGGCGAGTGGATCTGGAGTTTCAGGGTCATGTGATTCATCCCGGTTATGCCCGGGGAACTCTGGTCAATGCCGTATCTATGGCCTCCCAGTTTGTATCCCTTTTGCCCCGTAGTGAGAGTCCCGAGGCGACAGACGGACGTTATGGGAATTACTGGCCTCATGCCATCGAAGGAACTCTGGATAAGGCCAAGGTCTCAGTTATGATCCGGGATTTTAATGCAGAGGGTGCCCGGAGGCGTTTGGAGGCGGTGAGGCAGTTTGCCAGAGCCGTTGAAGCCTCCTTTCCCGGCGGGAAAATCACCCTGACTGAAAAGCAGCAGTACCAAAATATGAAACAGGAGCTGGATAAATACACGGAATTGGAACCTATGATGCTTAAGGCCTATGAAAAGGCTGGTGTTCTTCCCCTTGTAAAACCCATCCGCGGAGGAACAGACGGTTCCAAGCTGACGGCCATGGGAGTTCCCACTCCCAATGTCTTTGCAGGGGGCTTTAATTTTCACAGTGTCAGGGAGTGGATTCCACTGAATTCTATGGTCAAAGCCGTAAAAGTGGTGCTTGCCCTTGTAAATGTGGGACTCGAAGCCTAAAAAGTGGTGAATTCCAAAAAAGTTCTTTCGTGAAACAGTGTTTTCAGAGCTACTCTGTGTTAAAATATAGTCAGAGGGTAAACGTGTTTACAAAAATTTTGCGCTATTTACCATTCCTCTTTCTTCTCATTGTACTTTCATGTACACAGGAGAGTAATGTCCTTTTGAATTCAGCCGAAGCCTACAGTCTTGAATCCTTTGAGGATGGTACCCTCCTTGAGCCGGGCAGTTCGGTCACCATTGTTCTGACCGAGGTCGGGAGCCAGTCTACTCTGATTCGGGTTATTCTTGAAGATGAAGCCGGAATGGAAGTGGCCCTTATAGAGATTGAACCGGAGTTACTGAAAGGGCAGGGCCTTCCCATGGATCTTCCCCCGGATATTGAAGACGGAGTATACCACCTCCGTTTTGAGGTTCTGGACAGAGATATCCTGCTCCATGAAGAGTCCCGTTATTTTTTCATTGCATCCGGGCTTTATGATATCAGGAGTCTTGAAACCTATCCTCCGGGAATAAAACCGGGAGACATCATCAGTGCGCGAGTCGTTCTGGTTTATCCCATGGCCTCAGACCCCTGGTTGCGATGGTCAATCGATGACGATCTCATTCAGGAAGGTTTTCTTTCTGATATCGGGCAGACTTGTCAATTTACAGTCCCTGACCAGGCTGGTGTGTATTCACTCATGGTAGAACTCTTTCCCGTGGCTCCCCAGGAGTTTCAGCTCAGCGGTACTTTCAGGCGATCCGACATTTTTGTAACCTCTGGAGAGGGAGATGGAACTTCCTGGGCCCTTCTTGAGGACAGAACCTATCAGTACTTCATCGATTTCAACGATGGCATGAGTAATAGAATGAATCCGGATGATGTTCCCCAGGTTATTGGATCACCCACACCCCTTACCATTGGAAACAATTCGGGCATATCCTTTGGAGAAAATGACGGGCTCATTTTTAATCAGTACGCTCTTCCCCTTGATGCGGAGGGCCGGGCCGTAAGTTTCTTAATGACCATGGCTTTTTCTTATTCATATCTACCCGAGAAGGGTGTCTATAATATCTTCAGGACGGGGGATGAACATACATATTTTAATGTTCTGTACCTGGCAGATACCAGGGAGTTCCTCTGCGAGTTCAGATCCTATTCCCGCCAGTTTCACTCTGTCCTACCTGTGGATCGGATCCTTTCCTCAGAGGTCCTCTCCCTTGAGGTTCAATATGTCGGTGGACAGGGTATCGCGTCCCTGAGTTGGAAAAACAATGGAGCTATCCTGATCCGGGACGAAGGTCTGCCTGTTTCATCCCTTGTTAAGGGTCAAACTGTCATCGGAAGTGATGAGAAGTTACCTGGTTTTCCCATGAACTGGTACACTCTGGGTATTTCATCCAAGAATGATTTGACTCCGGCGATTCCTCAGACTCCGGCTCTGGAGGCGGGCCCGGAAAAAATGACTCTTCTTTATGAAAAGATACAGAAACCTGAGTCCTCTATTTCTGTAGTCAATGCCGAACTGGGAGAGGGGTTGGCCACT from the Oceanispirochaeta sp. genome contains:
- the pepT gene encoding peptidase T codes for the protein PHVSLNKLGYLIGTIPSNLESGEGKDVPCLGFMAHVDTASDAPGKGVKPLLHSNWDGSIIPLSGAVTLDPDLIPDMKDFVGDTIISSDGTTLLGADDKAGIAEIMTAVEILLSHPEVKHGPLEIIFTPDEETGCGMDKFPVKDLKSRFCFTLDGGREGELELECYNAWRVDLEFQGHVIHPGYARGTLVNAVSMASQFVSLLPRSESPEATDGRYGNYWPHAIEGTLDKAKVSVMIRDFNAEGARRRLEAVRQFARAVEASFPGGKITLTEKQQYQNMKQELDKYTELEPMMLKAYEKAGVLPLVKPIRGGTDGSKLTAMGVPTPNVFAGGFNFHSVREWIPLNSMVKAVKVVLALVNVGLEA